The Terriglobales bacterium genomic interval TGAGGGGGAGTCATCCTTAAAAACTTTAGTTCGGTAAGGAACAATAAAGACGTTCCTAAGAACCTACACTTTCGTATAGCTGAGATGTGATTGATTTGTCAATTGTCTCTAAGGACATGTACCTGGCTGGGGCATGCTGTAACTTGCACCCGTTACATGGATCTTTATGTGATCTTTATGTCCGCTCAGGCCTGGTATTGGAATTCACCGCCCACGATAGTTGCAACCACTTTGCCAGTGAGCTGCCATCCGTCGAAAGGTGTGTTCTTCGATTTGGAAAGCGATTTTGCGGCTTCGAATGTCCACCGCTTTTTAGGATCAAAAATCGTTAAATCTGCGTAGGAGCCTTTAGCAAGTGTGCCGCGACCGGCGAGGCCGATCAGCTTCGCAGGGTTGGTGGAGAGCAATTCGACAATTCTAGTCAGCGGAATTTTATGTTCAAGATGCAGCTTGGTGATCACCAGCCCTAAAGCCGTTTCCAACCCAGTGATGCCGAATGGGGCGCGGTCGAACTCCACGTTTTTCTCGTGGGCGGCGTGGGGAGCGTGATCGGTGGCGATGCAATCGATGCCGCCGTCAGTCAGCGCCGCCAGCATAGCTTCGCGGTCAGCTTGAGAGCGCAGCGGCGGATTCATCTTTGTATTGGTGTTGTAGTCGCCCACGTCTTCATCGGTGAGAACGAAGTGGTGAGGCGTGATCTCGCAGGTCACGCGCACGTGCTCACGCTTTCCCCGGCGCACAGCTTTGAGCGCCGCCAGGGTGGAGATATGGGCAACGTGCAAGTGCGCTTTGGTTTGCTCCGCCAGGCGAATATCGCGTTCAACAACTCCGGCTTCGGCTTCCGCTGGCATGCCCCGCAAGCCGAGCCGCACGGCAGTCGCTCCGGCGTTCATCACACATCCCTTAGTCTGGCGTGTATCTTCGGCGTGCTGGATGACCGGTATGCCCAGCGCTGCCGCCGTCCGTAGCGCCTCACGCATGATTGCGTCGTCGAGAATGGGCTTACCGTCGTCGGTCACTGCCACTGCACCCGCGCGCCTCAACGCTTTGAAGTCGGTAAGCTGCTGGCCCCGGCTGCCCACTGTAGCCGCCGCAATGGGGAAGACATTTACGACCGCGCCGCGCTCGGGCGCCTGCATCCATTGCGTGATCTCGGCCGAGTCGTTGACCGGCGAGGTATTGGGCATGGGGCAGATCGAGGTGAACCCCCCGGCTGCGGCGGCTGTCGTGCCGCAGGCGATGGTCTCTTTGTGCGATTGGCCGGGCTCGCGTAGATGCACGTGCAAGTCTATGAATCCGGGAGTGACAATCAACCCGCGCGCGTCGAAGGTCTTATCCGCCCCGCCCCGGATTTTTCCTGCCGGCGCAATTTCGGCCACCTTATCGTCGCGCAGCAGGAGGTCGTGCACGGCATCAAGTTTTTGTGCCGGGTCAACAACCCGGCCGCCGCGGATAAGAAGCGATTTGCTGTGCATTTTCAATTACGTGTTACCCCTCCGGGGTTTGCTACCGGCCCAATGCTTTTGCCAGAATTGCCATGCGCACCGGGATGCCGTTGGCCACCTGCTCCAGGATGACCGACTGCGGCCCATCCGACACCTCGCTGGTCAACTCCATGCCCAAAATTGCTGGCCCGGGATGCATCACCAGCGCCTCCCGCTTGGCCAGGCGCAATCGTTCACTATTCAGTTGGTAGCGCGCGACATAGTCTTGAGCATCGAGCTGCAAACCGGCGAGCCGTTCTTTCTGTACACGCAGCATCATGATCACGTCGGCATGGCGTATGGCCTGCTCGATATGGCGGATCACAGTCACCCCAGCCGCCAGGGTGGCGCAAATATCCGGCGCCAATTGGGGCGGACCGCAGAGCGTGACCTGCGCTCCCAGGCGGCCGAGCAGATGGATATTGGAACGGGCAACGCGGCTGTGCAAGATGTCGCCGATCATGGCCACATGCAATCCGCGCAATCGTTTTTTATGCCGCAAAATGGTGAACGCATCCAGCAAGGCCTGCGAGGGGTGCTCGTGCATCCCGTCGCCGGCATTGATCACGGGGATATCCAAATGCCGCGCTGCCAGGTTGGGCGCGCCCGAAGAGGGATGGCGGATCACAATCGCATCAACCCCGGCAGCACGCAGGGTGCGGACCGTATCCACCAGCGACTCGCCTTTTTCAATACTGGATTCGGCCGCCGTCACTACAGTCGTTGTAGCGCCAAGCTTTTTCGCGGCCAGCTCAAATGAAACCCGTGTACGCGTGCTGGGCTCGTAGAAAAGCAGGGCAACGGTCTTGCCGCGCAAGAGAGAACTTGATTTTGCAGACCGCATGCGCTGCGCCAGCTTGAGCAACGCCAGGATGCGTTCCGTGGGCAGATGTTCAATATCCAGAAGTGAGTGGTTGGAGCTGACCCGTCGAATAAGAGGGGAGGCAGTCATTCCTAAGTATTAGGCTCCAATCGCTCCATGAGCAGAACTTTTTCGTTCTTATCGGTCTCCTGGAGCTTCACTTCAATGACCTCGTTGGTCGCGGTTTGCACCATGCGTCCGATGAAAGAGGCTTCGATGGGCAGCTCGCGATGTCCGCGGTCAATCAGCACGCAAAGCTGTACGCGCTGCGGCCGCCCGCGGTCGAACAGCGCATCCAGGGCGGCACGGATGGTGCGGCCGGTGTAGAGCACGTCATCCACCAGAATGATGTCTTTGCCGTTGACGTCAAATCCAATGTCGCCCTGTTGTACCACCGGGCGCGGGGCCACGGTAGAAAGGTCGTCGCGATAGAAGCTGATATCCAGCGCGCCCACGAGCAGGTCGGATTTCTCGATCTGCCGGATATGTTTTGCCAGGCGCTCCGCCAGAGGAACACCTCGTCGGCGGATGCCCACCAGCGCCAGGTTTCGTCCGCCATTGTTCTTTTCCATGATCTCGTGCGCCAGACGGACCAGGGTACGTTCAATTTCAGAGGCGGACATAAGCTGCAGTTTTTCCCGCAGCCGGGGTTCGGTACCTTGAGATTTCATGCCGCGCAAATCATAAACGAATTTGCCGTAGAAACAAAAATTTCACGGGGTCCTAACGGCGGCGGTTGGCAAGGTTGGCTCCGATAGCCCCGCCAATGGCGCTCAGAGCCAGGGTCAAAATGAGCAAAAATACGAAGCTTGTAATAACGATCACTATCAATCCGCTCGGGGAGAGCAGATATTGTACGACTTGTTGCGCTTGGGGGGTAGGATTGCTGCGCATCGCGGCGTCCAACTGCGCATGCAATTGCTGGGTGAGTGCCGGATCAGGATGGTGGGCCACATCCCATAAGGTATAGGGAAGCGCCGGTAGGCTGAACATCAAAAATCCAAAAAATCCGGTCAATAACCCGATGCCCGCACCCACTCCGGGAGAAATTCTCCGCTCAGGCACTTTGCGGCCATAGAGCTCGACCGCGAGCAACCCTGCCAATGGAACCAACAAAAGGACCGGGGTGAACCAAGATGATAACGCGAGCAAAACAGCAAGCATCAGCCCGGCGAGCGCGGCTTGTCTGCGGGCCACGTGCCGGTTAACGCTGATTCGTAGAGGGCCGTTGCCGGGAAGCTGTGCAGAAATTGAATCCGAAGCAGAATCCTTTGCCGTAGGATCATTTGTCGCCTGCTCTGCGCTGCCTCCTGGGCTCACACGGATCTGTGGAGCGCCGCACTGCCGGCAAAACGGCGAACCTTCGCCGACTTCAGTGCCGCATTGGTGACAGGGATGGCCCACGTGCTCCAAGGTACAGGACTTCTATCTTCGAGTCCAGATGGTGTGCAGTTACCGCAAGCTGTTTTACGACTTACAGGCACGGCCAAGCCGTGCCCTTTCAAAACACTACACTGATTTTTAGAAAATCTTGAAATGAATGGTCAGATACTTCTTGGGATTCTCTCTGATTGCCTGTACCAGGCTGCGCGTTTCCACCAGCATCTTGTCGGAATTGTTGTAGAGCGATGGATCCACGAACAATTTGCCCATGCTTCCTTTGCCCTCATTCATGTTGGTGGTAAGGGTCTCAAGGTTGGTCACCGTCTTATCCAGCTTGCGGGCAAATTCCTCGTCTTTGGCAATCTTGCCCAGGGCGCCCTTACCCTGATTGACCTCATCCATGAGCGCATTGGCTTTGGCAACCGTCTTGTTGGCGTTGTCATAAAGAGTTGGGTCTTTCAGGAATTTGCCGATTGTGCCCTGGCCCTGGTTCATTTCATCAATGATCTTGTTCAATTTATCCACTGAGGCGTTGGCTTTGTTATAGAGTTCGTCATCCATAATCAGCTTGCCG includes:
- a CDS encoding zinc-ribbon domain-containing protein, with product MGHPCHQCGTEVGEGSPFCRQCGAPQIRVSPGGSAEQATNDPTAKDSASDSISAQLPGNGPLRISVNRHVARRQAALAGLMLAVLLALSSWFTPVLLLVPLAGLLAVELYGRKVPERRISPGVGAGIGLLTGFFGFLMFSLPALPYTLWDVAHHPDPALTQQLHAQLDAAMRSNPTPQAQQVVQYLLSPSGLIVIVITSFVFLLILTLALSAIGGAIGANLANRRR
- the pyrR gene encoding bifunctional pyr operon transcriptional regulator/uracil phosphoribosyltransferase PyrR; protein product: MKSQGTEPRLREKLQLMSASEIERTLVRLAHEIMEKNNGGRNLALVGIRRRGVPLAERLAKHIRQIEKSDLLVGALDISFYRDDLSTVAPRPVVQQGDIGFDVNGKDIILVDDVLYTGRTIRAALDALFDRGRPQRVQLCVLIDRGHRELPIEASFIGRMVQTATNEVIEVKLQETDKNEKVLLMERLEPNT
- a CDS encoding dihydroorotase encodes the protein MHSKSLLIRGGRVVDPAQKLDAVHDLLLRDDKVAEIAPAGKIRGGADKTFDARGLIVTPGFIDLHVHLREPGQSHKETIACGTTAAAAGGFTSICPMPNTSPVNDSAEITQWMQAPERGAVVNVFPIAAATVGSRGQQLTDFKALRRAGAVAVTDDGKPILDDAIMREALRTAAALGIPVIQHAEDTRQTKGCVMNAGATAVRLGLRGMPAEAEAGVVERDIRLAEQTKAHLHVAHISTLAALKAVRRGKREHVRVTCEITPHHFVLTDEDVGDYNTNTKMNPPLRSQADREAMLAALTDGGIDCIATDHAPHAAHEKNVEFDRAPFGITGLETALGLVITKLHLEHKIPLTRIVELLSTNPAKLIGLAGRGTLAKGSYADLTIFDPKKRWTFEAAKSLSKSKNTPFDGWQLTGKVVATIVGGEFQYQA
- a CDS encoding aspartate carbamoyltransferase catalytic subunit — encoded protein: MTASPLIRRVSSNHSLLDIEHLPTERILALLKLAQRMRSAKSSSLLRGKTVALLFYEPSTRTRVSFELAAKKLGATTTVVTAAESSIEKGESLVDTVRTLRAAGVDAIVIRHPSSGAPNLAARHLDIPVINAGDGMHEHPSQALLDAFTILRHKKRLRGLHVAMIGDILHSRVARSNIHLLGRLGAQVTLCGPPQLAPDICATLAAGVTVIRHIEQAIRHADVIMMLRVQKERLAGLQLDAQDYVARYQLNSERLRLAKREALVMHPGPAILGMELTSEVSDGPQSVILEQVANGIPVRMAILAKALGR